From the genome of Vicia villosa cultivar HV-30 ecotype Madison, WI linkage group LG2, Vvil1.0, whole genome shotgun sequence, one region includes:
- the LOC131646653 gene encoding growth-regulating factor 5-like, whose product MSVPPPPLMWPPSHPPFTVSQWQELEHQALIFKYLKAGVSVPPDLLLPIRKSLQLMSHPSLGYYGKKIDPEPGRCRRTDGKKWRCSRDAHPDSKYCDRHMIRRRYRSRKPVESSSSSSQSQSSSSLSSTSQQLAPSIGVATTATTTVSATDTSTFHTLPLHTNGTRESLGFTLGNTMPHMDPMLLPLQGSKKPYRFGLNSEAEEHNLLQKDLGTVKYQGYDFTSDGMWYNNMSQIPSNTVSESRSNSSMVNNSNYFQQQRTTREPELMFSLDAARSKEIVFNGQLGSMKQDYQSSPQSLFNDWQWKKDLASSTMEYRPSKDFNTNPDINAD is encoded by the exons ATGAGCGTTCCACCGCCGCCGCTGATGTGGCCACCCTCTCATCCACCGTTCACCGTATCCCAGTGGCAGGAGCTAGAACACCAAGCTCTCATCTTCAAGTATCTCAAAGCTGGTGTGTCGGTTCCTCCCGACCTCCTTTTACCTATTCGGAAAAGTCTTCAATTGATGTCTCACCCATCTC TGGGGTATTATGGGAAGAAAATTGACCCGGAACCAGGTAGGTGTAGAAGAACCGATGGAAAAAAATGGAGATGCTCTAGGGATGCTCATCCTGATTCTAAGTACTGTGACCGTCACATGATACGACGTCGTTACCGTTCAAGAAAGCCTGtggaatcttcttcttcttcttctcaatctCAATCTTCATCTTCACTTTCTTCTACTTCACAACAACTTGCTCCTTCTATTGGAGTTGCTACTACTGCTACTACTACTGTTTCTGCCACTGATACTTCAACTTTCCATACACTTCCTTTGCATACTAATGGTACTCGTGAAAGTTTGGGTTTCACTCTTGGGAACACCATGCCCCACATGGACCCTATGCTTCTTCCTCTTCAGGGTTCTAAGAAACCTTAtag GTTTGGACTGAACTCGGAAGCAGAGGAGCACAACCTCTTACAGAAAGATCTCGGAACTGTCAAGTATCAAGGCTACGACTTTACATCAGATGGCATGTGGTATAACAACATGTCTCAGATACCATCCAACACAGTATCCGAGTCAAGGAGCAATTCCAGCATGGTTAACAACAGTAACTACTTCCAACAGCAGCGAACAACACGAGAGCCCGAGCTGATGTTTAGCCTCGACGCTGCAAGGTCCAAGGAAATCGTCTTTAATGGCCAGTTAGGTAGTATGAAACAGGACTATCAATCATCTCCTCAGTCTCTCTTCAACGACTGGCAGTGGAAGAAAGATTTAGCCTCGTCTACCATGGAGTATAGACCAAGCAAGGATTTTAACACCAACCCGGATATCAATGCCGATTAA